TTTTCAATGGCCCAGAATCCTGCTTTCAAGAAGGCAGATCAAATGTTTGAAGCCGAGGCCTACCCTGCCGCGGCAAGGTTGTACTTGCTCAAGCTGGAAAGCGAAGGGTTTGATCAGCAGGCCTGTGAGCGTCTTGCCAAGTGTTATCTCAACACAGGCAATATGGAAGAAGCTGCCAAATGGTATGAAAAAGCCGCGACCAATACCAAGCGTGCAGATGTCGCCTTCGAATACGCACAAGTGCTCAAGACAGGCGGCAACTACAAGCGCGCCGCGGAAATGTTTGACAAATACGGCGAACTCTCCCAGAAGTATGACGAGGCCCGCTTGCAGGCCGAAGCCTGTGAGCGAATTGAGTTGATCAAGGGCGATGGCAAAGGCTGGAAGGTCAATCCGACGAACCTCAGTGGGGCGGAATCGGATTTCGGACCGACTTACCGTGGCAATGAATTGGTGTTTGCCTCAGCAAGGAAGCGTGGATTTTTCACCCGCATCCTGAATTTGCGCAACGAAAACCTGTTTTACGATGTGTACATGGCGCCGATCCAAGGTCCGGTGACATTCGGCAAGGCCAAACTTCAAAAAGCCAGCCTCAAGACAAGGTTTCACGATGGTCCTGTCGCCTTCAGCCGTGACTTGAACCGCGCACTGATCACAAGGAGTAACATCAAGCATGGAAAATTGCAGCGCGATGCTCAAAAAAGGGCTCATTTGCAGCTTTTTTCGGCCACGTTGAGCAAAAACAAGTACAAAAACGAGGTGTTGTTGCCGTTTAACGGCGATGCGTATTCGACGGGGCATCCTGCGCTGACACCTGACGGACAAATTTTGGTTTTCGCATCCGACATTGCCGGCGGCCAAGGTGGCAGCGACCTGTATTGGAGCAAGTGGGAAAACGGCGGATGGACGACGCCACAGAATTTGGGCAGCGATATCAATACGCCCGGAGACGAACTGTTTCCCTTCATCACCAATACCGGCATGCTCTGGTTTGCTTCGAATGGGCATCCCGGACTCGGTGGACTCGACATATTCTTTGCCGCTGCGAATGGAAAAGGTGGCTGGGCGAATGTCAAAAATCCGGGTGGACCACTGAATTCCGGAAGGGACGATTTTTCGATTTGTTTTGACAACCGCGGGCAAGGCTATTTTGCCAGCAACCGTCCCGGTGGCAAGGGCGAAGATGACATTTACCATTTTCAACGGATCATCCCCGTCGAGATTATCGTGACCAACGAAGGCACAGGCGTGCCTGTGGAAGGTGCCGGCATTCGCATGCTGAGCAGCTCGGGCAATGAAATTCTCTTGAATACCGATGCCGATGGCAAAGCCACCAACTACCTCGATTGGGGCAAAAGCTACAAATTTGAAGTCGGGCGAGACGGCTACCGCTCCGGCACGGCGCAACTCGATGGCACAGGAGAACAGAGCGTCGGCGGACAGGAAGTGCGGGTGAGCCTTTACAAATTCCCGACGGTCGCGATCGATGGAAATGCCAATTCGGAGAAAACCAATACAGGAATTGCCGATGCGCAAGTGCGTTTGGTAGGAGAGCAACGTGAGCAGTCATTCGTCTCGGATGGCAAAGGAAAATTTGGCGGAAGAGCAGATACTGCCAGCGTCTACACGGCGATTGTCCAGAAGACGGGCTATTTCCCGGCTTTGTACGACTTCTCAACTTATGATGCCAAAGGGGATTTGGTCGTGCCCGTTTGGGTGACCATGCGCGAAGGTGGTTCGGTACTGGTGGAAGGCACAACCGTCGACAAATCGACGGGCGCCATTTTGCCGGAAACCAATGTAAGGGCCATCACATCCGAGAATGAAGTGGTCAGCGGACCGCGGAAGTCACGGAAGGATGGAAAATTTTGGCTTGTTATCGACCGCAGCAAAACCGCGGACCTGCTGGCATCCCGCGACGGCTACTTTTCCGCCCGGGTGACCATGCCAGACAATAAACTCCTGAAAGCGGATTCTGTAGCGGTTGTCAGAATCGAAATGGTTCCCGCCAAGGTCGGCGAACTCGTCAAGATCATTTATTACGATTACCGCGAAAGTTATTTGACCGTCAAGGCCAAAAACAACCTCGACGAAATCGTCTACTTTTTGTTGGACAATCCCAACGCGGTCGTTGAACTCAGTGCGCATACCGACAGCCGCGGCAGCGACGAATTCAACAATACGCTCTCTGAGGCGCGCGCAAAGGCCGCTGTCGACTATGTCATCTCCCGAGGGGTCGGGGCAGATCGCATCAAGGCCAAGGGTTATGGCCGCAGCCAACTCATCAACGATTGCATCGAAGGGAAAGAATGTACCGACGAGCAGCATGCCCCCAATCGCCGTACGGAAATCAGGGTCACAGCGATTAAGTGAAAAGTGAGTAGTTAAAAGTGAAAAGTGGATGGGGTTGTTTTTGAGGGAGTTGTAGGGTGTTGCGGGGATTAGAATTGGTTATTTTATTGGTAGTGAACAGTTTGGAAATGAGAATAGATCACATCAACCGAAATCTGGGGCGTTTTTTGCCTCTAGGGACCTTGCTGATTTTGCTGGGCAATGGCTTGTTCGGGCAAAATCCAACCATTGATCCCCCGCGGGATTGGGCAACGACCGTCGGCGGTGTCAATTTTGACTTCATTACCGATGCCGTAACCGATGGACAAGGCGGACTCTATGTGACGGGTTATACCAACAGCCCCAACTTCCCGACGACGCTTGCCGGAAGTCCGGGCGCTGGCTACGATGCTTTTGTGGCGCGCTTCGACAGCCTTGGGAACGTGCTTTGGAGCACCCGCTACGGTGGGTCGGGCACGGATTATGGCAATGCCATTGCCCGTGATGCCGCAGGCAACATTCTCGTAGCGGGCAAATTGGGCGGTCAAGGCACCTTTGTCACCGACAGTACATACAAAGGAACGGGTGACGATATCCTTGTCTTAAAACTCAATGGATCGGGTGCTTTCATCGCAGCGTTGCGTTATGGCGGATCCGCCGCAGATGAAGCGGTCGGCATTTCCACGGATGCCAACAATCAGATGGTTGTCGTCGGCAACAGCAGCAGCAGCAATATCCCTACGACGAACGTAACCTACAACGGCACAAGCGGAGATGCTTTTGTCTTGCGTTTGCGCAGCAACCTCAGCCGTCATCTCGCCTTCCGCTATGGTGGAAATTCCTTTGACAAGGCCAATGATGTGGTCATCGACAGCCAAGGCAACTTCTACGTTGCTGGCGAGACGGGAAGTGCAGATTATCCGCAGACGATCAGCACCTACCAAGGTGGCGGCGGGGCCAAGGCATTTGTGATGCGCTTCGACAGCTTGGGCGCGCGCACTTGGGCGCAGCGTTATGGGGGCGCAGGTGTGGAGCGCGCGTATGCGCTGGAACTGCCCACAAACGGAGGCCTGCTTGTGGCGGGCTATACGACGAGCACCGATTTTCCGACGACCATCAACGGATTGGGCGGCTCTGGACTTGACGCATTTCTCTTGCACCTCAACCTTGACGGCACCCGCGACTACGCACGCCGCTTGGGGGGCAGCCTCGACGACCTTTGCCTCGATATTGCAACGGATGCGTCCGGCAACGTCTTCATGGCAGGGGAAACCCAAAGTCTCAACTTCCCAAGCACCAACAACCGCTTCAAAGGCCAGGGCCGTGACCAATTCCTTGCCAAATTCAGCCCTGCAGGTGCCTTCGAATGGTCATTCCCCTACGGAGGAACACAAAACGACTTCTCCGGTGGCGCACTCACATCGACCGCGGCAAGCCTCTATCTTGCTGGCCATACCCAAAGCATCAACTATCCGCAGACCTTGACCGGCACCGGTGGTACGACAGCCCGCGGCGCTGTCTTGCGTTTGCGTGACTGCCTCGGTCAGGACGCCAACTTCAGCTTTCAACATGTCTGCGAATTTGACACCGTTCATTTTCAGAACCTCTCCGTGAGAGGCACATCCGACACATTGGCCTACCGTTGGTGGTTTGGGGATGGGGACAGCACCGATGTGATTCATCCCTCACATTATTATGCAGTTCCCGGCATCTACCAAGTGACTTTGCGCGTGACGAGCCCTTGCGGAGTGGATTCGTCCATCACCCAATCGGTCAATGTCTATCCCGGGCCCCGCGCCGACTGGACCCATGCCAATGCCTGTGCCACGCGCTACACCGATTTCATGGACAGCACCACGTTGGACACCATCGTCGGGAGCTACGAAGACGATTGGACTTGGGACTTTGGCAATGGTGACAGTTCGACCTTGCAGAATCCGACTTATATCTATCCTGCACC
Above is a window of Bacteroidota bacterium DNA encoding:
- a CDS encoding OmpA family protein, which gives rise to MAQNPAFKKADQMFEAEAYPAAARLYLLKLESEGFDQQACERLAKCYLNTGNMEEAAKWYEKAATNTKRADVAFEYAQVLKTGGNYKRAAEMFDKYGELSQKYDEARLQAEACERIELIKGDGKGWKVNPTNLSGAESDFGPTYRGNELVFASARKRGFFTRILNLRNENLFYDVYMAPIQGPVTFGKAKLQKASLKTRFHDGPVAFSRDLNRALITRSNIKHGKLQRDAQKRAHLQLFSATLSKNKYKNEVLLPFNGDAYSTGHPALTPDGQILVFASDIAGGQGGSDLYWSKWENGGWTTPQNLGSDINTPGDELFPFITNTGMLWFASNGHPGLGGLDIFFAAANGKGGWANVKNPGGPLNSGRDDFSICFDNRGQGYFASNRPGGKGEDDIYHFQRIIPVEIIVTNEGTGVPVEGAGIRMLSSSGNEILLNTDADGKATNYLDWGKSYKFEVGRDGYRSGTAQLDGTGEQSVGGQEVRVSLYKFPTVAIDGNANSEKTNTGIADAQVRLVGEQREQSFVSDGKGKFGGRADTASVYTAIVQKTGYFPALYDFSTYDAKGDLVVPVWVTMREGGSVLVEGTTVDKSTGAILPETNVRAITSENEVVSGPRKSRKDGKFWLVIDRSKTADLLASRDGYFSARVTMPDNKLLKADSVAVVRIEMVPAKVGELVKIIYYDYRESYLTVKAKNNLDEIVYFLLDNPNAVVELSAHTDSRGSDEFNNTLSEARAKAAVDYVISRGVGADRIKAKGYGRSQLINDCIEGKECTDEQHAPNRRTEIRVTAIK